In Nerophis lumbriciformis linkage group LG01, RoL_Nlum_v2.1, whole genome shotgun sequence, the genomic stretch gcactttaaaaagttgaggtcatgcattcttgtataatatggatgttgactgttcatactgcccagctcattgccactgtttttatatggtaatgatttaataaaggttggaatttgatatgtcttgatttttttattattattctaagtaattattttaagcagtttccattttcaaaacaaagaaagggtaagttggtcaaaattaataaaattgagtataaaaattattttttcatttaaatgttacttattttaattaagtcttgtgtgtttaatatgctgatgtttttttttacattgattttactcaatttcttggctttttctgtcaacgcaacttaatctttttgcataaatcgaaatgcatattattaagttctacttactcaaaataccaattagttgactaaactaacaaaaattgcttggaaaatgttgccttatttttattgagttcgatctaggcaacagtttttacagtgtagcgCATATTGACGATGAATGTACCAGCCTCAAAGCCTCTCTCCACCTCCTGTCAGGTATAGGTGCTCCAAGGTCATGCTCCCATGATTCTCTGACAGGTGAAGTATTAAGTGGATTCAGAAGGCCGATTTCATTATATATGACAGATATTAAACGTCGTTGGTCAGAGTCAAAGGAGAGAAACCGATCGATTTCTGCTTCTGGGGGGCGGTTGGGAAAATTGAGAAAGGTGGGGATTGTTCAAAATCGGAGCACCGCTGGAAGCCTTGTGCAAGCCGTGATGTTTcctaaattgagtccaaattttaatggtatttttaacAACTGGGTTTAGGGAGGTCCCCAATGAACATAATGGTAGCTGTGAGCAAATCACCGCGTGCAGGGAACCATTAGACGATGCCACCTCTATGTGAGCCCAAGGTGGACAGGCGGCTGGGGAGTCGCAATGGACCCAGTACAGAAGTTTATTAATATTGCAGGCCCAGAAATAATTTCTAAAGTTTGGAAGTGCTAGACCACCCTCCACCTTAGGGAGCTGTAGAGTGGCTTTCACAAGGCGGGCTGGCCTGTTTTGCCAAATGAAAGCAAGAAGTTGTTGATCAAGggcaacaaaaaatgatttgttgAGACATATAGGGATGTGCTGAAAGAGATATAAAAATTTCGGAAGTAAAATCATTTTTATGAGGTTAATGCGGCCAACTAGGGATAGGGGGAGGGCAGCCCACCTGGACAAGTCCGATTTACATTTGTCCAACAGGGCCCGAAAGTTTTTACGGAACAGCTCTGTGGGAGAATTCGAGACGAACACACCCAGATATTTAAATCCTTCCTCCGagatcttaaaggggaattgtgAGCGCGGGAGTGACCTTGCCAAATTATTCACAAAAAATAGTTCGCTTTTCTGAATATTCAGTTTGTACCCTGACAAAAGACCGAACTGATCCAGAATCGATAGTTATGGGGAAGCGAGGATGAGGGGTCTGAAACGAACAACAGAAGATCGTCGGCATATAGGGAGAGCTTATGAACCCAACCGAAACGAGTGATACCCTTAAATTCCTCCCAATTCTTAAGCCAAATAGCAAGCGGTTCAATGGCTATATTAAACAGCAAGGGTGAAAGTGGACATCCCTGCCGGGTCCCACGCTGGAGAGGGAAGTACGCTGAACGGATGCCGTTAGTATGTACGGAGGCAAGTGGAGTCTCGTAcaggactctaacccaagaaataCATTTAGAATCAAAACCAAATTTctccataataaaaaataagtagccCCACTCCACCCTATCGAACGCCTTCTCCGCATCCAGCGCCACCACAACCTCCGGAGTATCAGATGGTGGGGAGAGAACTATATTCAACAATCTTCTGGTATTGAAGAATGGATGCCTCCCCAGCGTGAAACCTGTCTGATGAGCCGAAATTATTGAGGGCATCACGGCTTGAAGACGTATAGAGAGAACTTTCGCCAGAATCTTGCAGTCCACGTTTAAAAGTGAGATCGGTCTGTAGCTACCACAAGAGGTAGCATCCCTGTCTTTCTTAAGAAGTAGTGAAATGGAAGCCTCTGACAAGGTCCTTGGTAAGCGGCCGGCGTTGAAGGAATCATTAAACATTCTTGCTAAAATGGGGGATAACAATAATGAGTAAGCCTTGTAAAATTCAACTGTGAAGCCATCAGGGCCGGGCGACTTTCCATTTTGCATAGATCGGATTGCCTCCTGTATCTCTGACGAGGAGATAGGTCTACCCAGCTCCCTGGCAATGTTTATATCAATGCAAGGATATGTTAATGAATCGAGGGGGTTGGGGCAAATCGCGGAGACAGGAGAGCATTCAGAAGTGTATAATTTAGTGTAAAATTCGGAAAAACACCTATTAATATCCACTGGATCGGAAGTATAACTACCATCGGGTAGTTTAATTTTGGGAATCGACCGCGATGCGCAAGCAGCCCTGGCCCGTTGAGCTAAAAGTCGGCCGGCCTTGTCTCCGTGTTCATAGAAGCATTGTTTGGATTGTCGCAGTTGTCTCTCTACTATGTGCGTCATAAGCAGGTCATGTTCTGAATGTAGCAGAATACGCTTTTTATACAGGGTTGGAGATGGACAAACAGCGTATACATTGTCGAGGTCGAGGAGTTCTTTAGCAATTTCCGTCAACCTAGCCCTCTCAGTCCTCCTCATCCTGGAAATATAAGATATCACCTGTCCTTGGATAGTAAGTAGCCTTAAGTGCTTCCCACAAAGTGCTATTTCCGATGTCAGGGGTGTCATTAAACTCAATATAGGTACGAATTTCTGCTTCAACAAAATCTTTGAACTTAATGTCTGAGAGCAAGTCTGAGCTGAACCTCCACATTGTGCGGCCGGTTACACCTTGCGGAAATTTAATGTCGACTGAGATTGGCGCGTGGTCAGAGACGGCTATCGGGTGGTAGTCGCATGCATTAATACAATGTAAGAGATTGTTATCTATTAAAAAGAAATCAATACGGGAAAACGAATGGTGAACGTGCGAGAAAAATGAAAATGCCTTCCCATGTGGGTTCCTGAATCTCCAGGGATCCGAAAGTCCCACCTGGTTTGCATAAGTTGGCATAGCCTCTGCTGCTTTGGATAGTGTATTTCGGGTATGGGAGGATCGATCAAGAATCGCATCCTGGACTAAGTTAAAATCCCCGCCTACGATTATGCGGTGGCTGTCAACGTTGGGGATCCTAGCAAAAAGTCTTGTGAAAAAAGTGTCGTCATCCCAGTTAGGTGCATACAGAGACTAAAATTACCGGTGTATTCTGTAACGTGCCCGAAACCACAACATAGCGACCCTCTTTATCTTCTATAACGTCTGCTGGCTCAAACATAACACGCTTATGGATAATTATGGCCGAACCCCTAGCCCTAGCAGAAAATTTGGAATGGAATAAATGGCTCATCCAAGACCTCTTAATACGGAGATTTTCTGATGTCTTCAGGTGTGTTTCTTGCAGAAATATAATGTCCCCTTTAAGATGCTGCAGCCGAGTTAAGACCTTACCAATTTTGACAGCGTTGTTCATGCCTTTGGTGTTCCAAGAGATGATACGCACTCCGCCACTCGTCATCCTACCAGCATCCGCCATCCACTAGACCCCAACAGTAAATCTGTATGACACGCCTTAGACCCCACGGGGAGGGACGGGAGGGAGAGAGGGAAGGTAtagcagcaaaaaaataaaaataacaaagtggTACAAAACACCcaggtaagaaaaaaagaaagaataataaaaaataaaactaaataaaaactagTAATGACAGAAAGACACATTTCAACAAACCCCAACAAATTAGAATACAATTACCCTTACTACCCACCCTAAATAAGAACCTTATCTGAGCTCTCTCGCTCTTACTTAGCCTAACTTGACTAATACTAACTTCCGGAGTCTCCTCCCTTACAGTAACAGTAATGAACTCCATAAAGCGAAATAAGAATTTAAAGTGAGCCTACATTCGTGAGACGTATCCCAACCTGAGTGTATAGTAATATAGGAAATATTAAGTTGAAATAAACTAACAAGGCACATAAACAGCGTTTGCTCAACACCAAAATGTACAGTGCACCAATAGCTTTAGTGATGTATTTTGGACCAAGGAGTGCCTCATAACGTACATACGAATGACtagatcaaattaaaaaaaaataggatgCATAATCAAAATGTGTTACGTCACGACCATCCATGTTGGAAAATTATGTGTTAGCCAGTGTGTAAATTGCAACACTCAAACATTGCTTCCTATTATGAGCACACATCTAAAGTGGTGGTTAgtgcatagaacagcaaaacAAACGAAGGCCCACAGTGTCCACAATGAATGCAAAGTTGTCATAAATCAGGCCTCTAGAAAAGTTGAACTTACAGTTTTTATTCCAGGGGCTGCACAGTCAAGGTGCAAATTGTTGTCAAGTCCAGCCGTTTAGTAGGGGTAAATAGTCGTCCAAACCCATCAGGTATCTTGCGTGCGGATTGATGTCAAGAAGTCCTTGGCCTCTATAACCGATCCGAATCTCTTCTTACCACCATCCTTCGTTACTATGACAAGCCTGGCCGGGAACAATAATGCTGGTCGTAGGCCCATTTGGTAGAGCTCCAACATCACATCGCGGTATTTTTGGCGTTATTCCACCACTTCAGGCGCGTAGTCCTCGTAGATGGCGACGGGGTACCCTCGGTATTGTAGCTTGCCTCTCCTGGCCCTGGCCTCGCGGATAATTCTCTCCTTCACCTGGTACTTGTGTAGCCGTATCAGAACGGGCCTCGGTCTCTGGTCTGGCTTCGGCTTGCTAGCGAGTCCGATGGGCCCGGTCGCACTCCGGCGGTGATTCAAAGAAATCCTCGTCAAAAATCTCCTTCAGTAGCTCCGCAAAAAAAGTAGTTGGACGTGGCCCTTCCACGGACTCTGGTATGCCGACCACTCGGATGTTATTTCGCCGACTCCGGGATTCAAGGTCGCTAACTTTAGCCCGTAGCTTAGCTTCGATCCCCGTTAGCTTAGCACATGTTGCTTCCAATGCTAGCAGGCGTTCGTCTTGCAAAGTAGCATTTTCCTCGAGTGCAGTCATTTTCTGAGAATGTTCAGAGACCTTGGTGTGTACCTTATCAATCTTTGTCTCGAGTGTAGAAATTGCTGTCCTGAAGTCCGCTGAGAGGGCCTGGCGGTGCTCTTCCAGAGAACTAGCTACTGCCGACATGTTGACTTCGCCGGCACCCCCGTCGGAGGAGCTAGGTCCGGCACTGGTATCTCTGGCGCTCCGCTTCGTCGAGTGAGTTGGCATTTCTTGCCGGTTGCAACTCCGGAGTGATATAATCACCCGCTCGCCGACTCGCTGGCGTAGTTTGTGGAGTTTTAAAAGAGTGGCAATGTAAAAAGTTGTGGGAGGGAGACTCAACACGTGTCTACTCCATCTTGCCCAAACCGGAAGTCCTATAGTTtaatttttgtccagttttagatcTCTGATCTTCGCTACaaagtggacactcttgtgattttggatcacatcggactctCTGCCTCGCaggtttgaggaccagtcatagacaatttaaagtgaaaagctaattttattttcactcttatacaaaacattctaacttggattgtttccctggcttcgagactctcccgaaggacagtgcagcgaagacacaacaaactcccttcttgtctctcatggacacacacttgttgttgttgactttggactagcgactgtacgacatcaaggccgcggaacagagacacactgcaggcttacacacaaacatgcatctacaaaaatatacgccacacacatacatacccccCGCCCCAACGCAAATTCCtcaggggtgatgaaaggatggtcagcgcctgagaactGCGGCcaaccaccatgaccccgcactcccttccttCTGTTGccagatatctcgagatgtatgttgtaatatgtatgctttgctatggaggtttcttcccactccagactgggccccatTAGGAGcccattgtatttttttactcatccttccccagcgttttacctttttccccatcttttacggggcgccttgtggcgacccatcagcgttcctgttctgtaaccctgtacactgtttgtttgtctaatcttgaacgggtttgtgctgaaaacaaagtttcgttgtacttgtgcaatgacaataaaaacctattctatcctatcctatccttgagttttggacatgatgttcaaggaggcacgtaaataaagtaatgctttAAACATATTAGTTATTgaagtacttttttgtattttagttcattgttattattgttttacATTGAACAAGAGAGCACAGCATACCAAGTCAGATTCCTTGTCGGAAAGCTGTTTCTGATTATAATCGTGTTTGGCCCCACCCCTAAATGACGCAGGCCTCGATAGGTGCTTTGCAGCAACGCTCCCTTCATTACTCGACACACGCCTCGAAGTCACGCACATTTGGTCCCATCACTAATTGTTTCCTCATTCCTGTTGTCAACtgtgtcttttttgtttttttttacttgatagTGTGACTTATTCGCCCTCTTAGGTGTGTACATTCCCATCAAAGACAAATATAAAGCGGCTAACAACacaatcctaaacaacaaatggcgTTATGGTCATAGCTAAGCTGGCATGTTGTTAGCTAGTCCATACAGGAAGTGACTTGTTGAGGAATTTCAATCAAATGTTGCACGTCCAAAAATGGGCGGGTTCAAGCATCGGCTTAACTTTGATTGACAGGTGAGGTTGCCATGGCAACCAGGCCACTAGTTCAAGGAGGCACGTACATAAAGTAATGCCTTGCAAATATTAGTTATTTAAGTACTTGTTTGTATTTTTAGTTCATTGTTAAAATGATTGTTTTACATTGAACAAGAGAGCACAGCATACCAAGTcagattccttgtgtgttaaacatttttggccaataaagctgattctgattaggATCATTTCTGGCTCCTCCCCGTCACATCATATTTTACCTGATGTGAACACATTGAGGAAGTGAATTGTCATTCGCTCAGGTGTACAGTTGTAACAACAACGATCGCCAGGTAAGTTTGTCACTTTCTTTGTCTCGCTAAGTTGCTAACTAACAAATATTTTCATTCTGCACTTGTGACAGCAGATAATGAACTTACTTTTGTTATCAATGCCAATTGTGAAAATACACCGCGGACTGCCTGGTAAGTCCATTCTAATATTCCAAAATCATTTAATAAATTTACACCTATTATGacactgtttttattttcatgactattgttgacattgtttacTTTGACCCAACATGAGTGGTTATGAACAAGTGCATTTTAGTCCCTTTTTTTGGTTTCTTTTTTAAAGGgaatataaacaaataataaacaaTGATATGCACTACGTATGTATACAAATAATGTATTTTCTGTGATATCAAGCAGTTTTTTTGtgtttactttaaaggggaactgcactttttatttttattttatttttttagaattttgcctatcgttcccaatcattatgagagacaagaagacaacttttttttttttttgcagtctaacatgtaaaaatcgtctcgttcttggtggcaagcgatgcagctaatgggaataatccattctacctctaattcactttaaaaatgcattcaaaaactgtcaacaatacttaatttacgttccgtaacccgtataataaccaagctgtagcaactttGTTATTAACGATCCCCAGGTAAGTTTGTCACTTTCTTTGTCTCGCTAAGTTGCTAACTAACAAATATTTTCATTCTGCACTTGTGACAGGAGATCATGAACTTGCTTGTGTTATCGATGCTAATTGTGCAAATACACCCTGTAGTGCCTGGTAAGTCCATTCTAATATTCCAAAATCATTTAATAAATTGACACCTATTATGacactgtttttattttcatgactattgttgaCACTGTTTATGAACAAGTGCATTTTAGTCAACTTTTTATAGTTTATTTTTCAAAGGGAATACAAACAAATAAACGATGATATGCACTACGTATGTATCCAAATAATGTATTTTCTGTGGTATCAAGCAGTTTTTTGTATTTacgctaaaggggaactgcacttttttttttttagaattttgcctatcaatcacaatcattatgagagacaacattttttttttttgcagtataacatgtaaaaaatggctcgttcttggtggttggcaatgcagctaatgggaagaatccattctacctctaaatcactttaaaaatgcattcaaaaactgtcaaactattttttagttttagttttagaGGGGTTTGaacgctacaacggtgactcctatTAGTCGTATCTTTGAAGTgttttttatcatgtttaaaatcttaaaaagaagaaaagacgtgtcttcttgtctctcataatgattgtgaacaatagacaaaattccaaaaaaagtgcagttctcctttaagaccCAACTGTGGACAGAATTGAAATGAATACTAATAGAACAACGTtgttgatattaaaaaaaagataaaactctcatcttgttttgtttttctctcaGTGACTTACTCGCTCAAGTATTTCCACACTGCGTCCTCTCAAGTTACAaacttcccaaattatgtgggcgtGGCTTATCTTGATGACATTCAGATCGGTTACTATGACAGCAACACAAAGACAGCAAAAGCCAAACAAGAATGGATGAAGAACTTTACAACAGTGGATCCAGAGCACTTTAAATGGCAGACACATTTAGGTATTCGCAATGAAGTGAAGGACAAAGAGGACTTGGAAAGTTTACAGAAGCGCTTCAACCACACTGAAGGTTTGTTATTAAATATTTGATGTACTAAAATaaacacacattactgcactgaTACCTTGTCTGTGGGCATCCATAATGACAGAGAAAAAACACATGACTGACACTTAGAGGGCTCAAGTTATCAAAACTCACGTGTCTTGTATGTTGGCAGCTGCTGCAGGAGCCTATTATTAatggtttgtttttttcttgatttGTGTGACGTGAGCAGGAACATTGTACAGTGTGGCACTGCGGTATGTTGTCCTGCTTATTCGCCTAAATGAAACTTTTAAAAAGCATGATCGGGTGTGGTACCACGACTTGTTTTCAAGAGACACTCAGAAAGAGCTTTAAGTTGGTCTGTAAAGCAAAATGTATCCAAAGTTTGACACAAAGCACCATCATTACAGGCTatgtagaacacaaggaagtgtggtgattgtagattaaaatcatagtatgaccttttaaagacacaagtgtgtatgtgtgcacgTGGGTTGATGGCGATGAGGTGTTACTCCATTTTATACACTTTGTGTTAATCTTTCAGGTCTTCACATTTACCAGAGGATGTACGGctgtgaatggaatgatgagactgatgaAATCAAGAGTTGGGAACAGTCCAGCTATGATGGAGAAGATTTTTTAGCGTTAGACACCAAGACATGGACATGGACTGCAGCAAAACCACAAGCCGTTCCCATCAAACACAAGTTGGAGCGCGATCAAAGTCGTATGGAGCTCGTAAAGGGTTACCACACTGAGATCTGTGTTGATAacttgaaaaagtatgtgaacttTGGTAGAGACGTACTGATGAGATCAGGTAAACCACATGATGTACACTGATAGCCCACCCCCTGTAGGAACATAAGTAACATTACAACCTACACTCTTTCCCATGCAGAGGTTCCAGAAGTGTTTCTCCTTCAGAAGACGCCGTCCTCTCCGGTCAGCTGCTTCGCGACAGGTTTCTACCCCAGCAGTGCAACCTTattttggaggaaagacggcaAGGATCTCCACGAGATTGTGGTGCACGGAGAAATGCTGCCCAACCCTGATGGAACCTTCCAGATGACGGTGGATctgaaagtggaggtgacggccgaagtggagggcaagtacgaatgtgtgtttCAGCTGTCTGGTGTCAAAgaggacctggtcaccaagctggagagaagaagcatcctgagcaacgcaagcgatgaaggtgagaaagacaccctttcatccatccattttctaccgcttgtccctctcggggtcgcgggaagtgatggagactatctcagctgcattcgacacATTAAGTTGAATTATTACGTCCTCAAATCAAGAACATTAGCTATATTATATCAGAACTTCCACCATTATTGATCCATGTCACAAGAACAATGCTGGACATTAGATAGCATGTATGCAAAGTACTCATTCAGGTTTCCTCTTCCTGCTTTTTTGCTCTCAACAGGCAATGTGTGGGTCGCCGTCGGCGCCACGGTGGCGGTCGTTGCAGTGATCCTCGCCATCATTGTTGTAGTCGCCGTACGTCACAAGAACAAAAAAGGTGAGGGACACACTTCTTTTTTTGTGAGTTGGTGCTTTCCTCCAGTCTGGAAAGGTGCCAACAAACACTCCAAGATCCTCAAAGAGAGAGcacacactctcacatagaaAGGTGGTGTGGAGACAAAAGTCCAAGT encodes the following:
- the LOC133571304 gene encoding class I histocompatibility antigen, Non-RT1.A alpha-1 chain-like, whose protein sequence is MNLLVLSMLIVQIHPVVPVTYSLKYFHTASSQVTNFPNYVGVAYLDDIQIGYYDSNTKTAKAKQEWMKNFTTVDPEHFKWQTHLGIRNEVKDKEDLESLQKRFNHTEGLHIYQRMYGCEWNDETDEIKSWEQSSYDGEDFLALDTKTWTWTAAKPQAVPIKHKLERDQSRMELVKGYHTEICVDNLKKYVNFGRDVLMRSEVPEVFLLQKTPSSPVSCFATGFYPSSATLFWRKDGKDLHEIVVHGEMLPNPDGTFQMTVDLKVEVTAEVEGKYECVFQLSGVKEDLVTKLERRSILSNASDEGNVWVAVGATVAVVAVILAIIVVVAVRHKNKKANYDPAAGDDGTERSENSMDESSRNTELLSTGTQSDH